The following proteins are co-located in the Falsibacillus pallidus genome:
- a CDS encoding Lmo0850 family protein: MKRDHDQVKRVISQLGKIGVKISKTKSRLELRKSLDEMKRIPSFAEPNS; encoded by the coding sequence TTGAAAAGAGATCATGATCAAGTAAAACGCGTGATTTCCCAGCTTGGAAAAATCGGTGTGAAAATTTCAAAAACAAAATCTAGACTGGAATTAAGAAAATCTTTAGATGAGATGAAGCGAATCCCAAGCTTCGCTGAACCGAATTCTTGA
- a CDS encoding diacylglycerol/lipid kinase family protein, whose product MPEFKKGLLIYNGNAGNRDLAKNLQQAVPILAEHLDELTLMKTKEPGDGERICREFGSRYDVLFIMGGDGTVHECINGVAELETPPVVGVLPGGTCNDFSRLLKIPQDLGAAAELAASGKVVQMDIGSVNDRYFSNFWGIGLISDTSENINASSKNLLGKISYYISAIQTVKEASPFSFTLTYDGQILEDEAVMILVANGCFIGTNRVPLKKICADDGLLDILVIRNAGFALFKSLITQEEPTDMDLEESDIIHLQAKEISVETDKPMKADMDGEVYDGTPAKISILPKKIPFIMGEFPY is encoded by the coding sequence ATGCCAGAATTCAAAAAAGGATTACTCATTTACAATGGGAATGCAGGAAATCGGGATTTAGCCAAAAATCTGCAGCAGGCAGTACCAATATTAGCGGAGCATTTAGATGAATTAACGCTGATGAAAACGAAAGAGCCGGGAGATGGGGAGCGGATTTGCCGCGAGTTCGGCAGCCGGTATGATGTCCTTTTCATTATGGGAGGGGACGGGACGGTCCATGAATGTATTAATGGGGTAGCTGAACTTGAAACGCCACCGGTGGTCGGGGTGCTCCCCGGCGGGACATGCAATGACTTCAGCCGGTTATTAAAGATTCCACAGGATCTTGGTGCAGCGGCAGAACTCGCTGCATCCGGAAAGGTAGTCCAAATGGATATCGGAAGTGTAAATGACCGCTATTTCTCGAATTTTTGGGGAATCGGCCTAATCAGTGATACATCCGAAAATATAAACGCTTCATCAAAGAATCTGCTGGGAAAAATCAGCTATTATATCAGTGCGATTCAAACAGTAAAAGAAGCCAGTCCTTTTTCATTTACCTTGACGTACGATGGACAGATTTTAGAGGATGAAGCCGTCATGATATTAGTAGCGAATGGCTGTTTTATCGGAACCAACCGAGTGCCGCTGAAGAAAATCTGTGCAGATGACGGCCTTTTGGATATCCTTGTAATCCGGAATGCCGGATTTGCTCTATTTAAAAGTTTGATTACACAGGAAGAACCCACGGATATGGATCTGGAGGAATCGGATATTATTCATCTGCAGGCAAAGGAAATCTCTGTGGAAACAGACAAACCGATGAAAGCAGACATGGACGGGGAAGTCTACGATGGAACACCGGCAAAGATATCAATCCTTCCCAAAAAGATCCCTTTTATCATGGGGGAATTCCCCTACTGA